The genomic region TATCGGTAAGTCACTGACTCAAGAGGGTAATGGAAGTAATCATGTCGACTTGGGAGCAGAAGTGTGTCGACGATTGGGTGAAGATCCTGTTGTCATCAATGCTATTTTTGCCCATCATGCCCAAGAAGAGATTAAAAGTATCGAGTGTGCATGTGTCTGCGCTGCAGATGCTCTCTCTGCCGCACGTCCGGGAGCACGACGTGAAGTGTTGGAAAACTTTGTCCGTCGTGTTAGTGAAATCGAAGAGATTGCAACCCAAAAATATGGGGTAAAACAAGCGTATGCTATCAATGCGGGACGCGAAGTACGTGTAATCGTTAATGCTCAAACTATTAATGATGATGAGAGTGCTTTATTGGCACGGGAAATTGCGGATGAGATAGCCCAAAAAGTGCAATTTCCCGGAGAGATTAAAGTTAATGTAATTCGTGAAAGCCGTAGCGTCGAGTATGCGAGATAATAATTTTATGCAATTTATTTAAAAATATAATAATGATGTGATATGAAAATGGTATCATTATAGACTAATCAAGAATAATCTTAAAGCATGAAGAGAGAAATAGTATGAACAAAGAAGAGACTTTAGTCCATTTGCGTAATGCAAAAAAAGCCCACATAACATGGGTACAGCGTGCGCATGCCCTTATTGAAGGTTTACCGATTGAGAAAGAGCAAGTCCCAGTAGGGTGTACAGAATGTAAATTTGGTTTGTGGTTTTATGGTGAAGGTCAGGCTCTTGGGATGATACCAAATATGGATTGTCTTAAAGAGATTGAAAAATTGCATTACGAATTGCACGATATTTACATGAAAATTTTTAAAATCTATTTTAGCGATGATGACCGTTCGCTTTTTTCAAAATTGTTTGGTACTCGTAAAAAAATAAGTGCAGTTAATCAAGAGGTTGCAGAAGAATATTATCATCAACTCAAAGCGGTATCGGAAAGACTTGTTGAAGGGATTGATAGACTCGAGAGACGCTTATTTGCCCTCCAAGAGAATACCTTTGTAAAACTTGCTTAATGTTCCATCTCTGAATCATCGTAGGGGTCGAGATGGATCAGAGGATGAACCGTGCTCTCAGGAAAACAGTTTTTGAAAGCCAGTTCAATCTTATCTCCGACTTGATGAGCATCGAACAACGATGTGCTGATACTAAAAACGGCATGAACGCTGATATAAATATGGGAACCCGAATGACGGGTCAGGAGATCATGATACGAGGTAAGACCGCTCTCATCTTCTAAAATTGCTGTTATTTTTGCAACATCTTCGGGTGGAAGTGCTGCATCAAGGAGCATCATAATACCGTCTTTGATTAGAGGAAAAGCCGAATAGATCATGTAGGCACTAATCCCTATTCCGAGGATAGGGTCAATAATTGTGTAATCGGTTAATGTAATCAAGACTAAAGAGACTAAAACGGCACCATTACTCAAAAGATCGGTTTTGTAATGGAGTGCATCCGCTTTTATAACCATGTTTCCTGTTTTTTTCGCAACAACAGATAAAAAAGTTACTAATCCTGCTGTGATAATGATCGAACCTACCATCACCCAAATAGAGATATCCAAATGTTGTATCGGCTCATGTTGTACCATTTTTGAGATGGCTTCATAGAGGATAAAGAGGGCAGAAAGTGAGATGATCGTCCCCTCGATAACCGCTGCTAGCGGTTCGAGCTTACGGCGACCAAAGTTAAATTGCTCATCAGGTGCTTTGTCTGAATTATGAAGAGCAAAATAGTTAAATGCCGAGACAACCATATCGAGTAATGAATCGACAGCAGAGGCGAGTACGGCGACAGAACCGCTGATAATACCAACGGTTAGTTTGAAGGCAACGAGGATGAGTGCCACGGAGCTGGAGATGAGGGTTGCTTGTTTTTCAATACGCATGAGGGGATTTTAGCGAAGAATTGTTAAAATTATGGTTTTAACAGTGAGGATAAAAGCCGTGAACTTAGTGGAGATTCGCCAAGAGCGTCAAAAATGGATGACGTGGAAAAATATTGCCCCTTTACGCGAAGCGTTGGGAAATCTTCCTGATGTTGTTACGGAAGCAACTACAGGTGATTGTGTCACTATTTCAAGCAATGAAAATGTCGATATTGTTGAGTTAGAAAAAATAGCTCGACTCATGATGCCATGGAGAAAAGGGCCGTTTGACCTCTTCGGGTTGTGTATCGATACCGAGTGGCGCAGTGATTTAAAATACAACTTTCTCCGTCCCTATTTTAATTTAATGGGTAAAAAAGTAGCTGACATCGGATGCAATAACGGCTATTATATGTTCCGTTTTCTCGAAGATACTCCTGCTAAAGTGGTTGGGTTTGACCCTTCGGCACTTTTTAAATCGCAGTTTGATTTTATCAACCATTTTGTCAAAAGCGAAATAGTGTATGAGTTGTTAGGTGTAGAACATCTCCCGTTTTATGAAGAGAAATTTGATACTATTTTTTGCCTTGGGGTGTTGTATCATCGAAGCGACCCTGTAGGTATGCTCAAAGATTTAGCCAAAGGTTTGGCAGAGGGGGGTGAGATTTATCTCGATACCTTTATTATTGAGGGAGATGAACCTTATGCCCTCTGTCCAAGCGAGAGTTATTCGAAAATTACCAATGTCTATTTTGTCCCGACCCTTAAAGCGTTGGAAAATTGGTGCTTACGTGCGGGGTTTAAATCGTTTGAGGTATTGGGAACGGTGGTAACGACATCAGACGAACAACGGAAAACCGATTGGATTGAATCGCAAAGTCTTGAAGATTTTCTCGATCCTGCCGATAATAGCAAAACAGTAGAAGGGTATCCCGCACCGGTGCGAGGATACGTACGACTTAAAAAGGGGTAATTTTGGCAAAAGAGCGTAACGAGGAAGAAGATGTTTTGCAAGTGGTATCCAACCAGCAAGATTCTCTAAACACCCATGAAAAAATTAGTAATACATTCAGCGGTGAAGTAATTGCTTTGAGGGCAGGGTATGCAAAAGTACTTTTAGAGACGATTGAGGTGATGCGTGCAGATGATGTTGGATTGGTTCACGGGGGGTTTATTTTTAGTGCTGCCGATTTTGCAGCGATGGCTGCCGTGAATGCACCTAATGTCGTTTTAGCTTCGTGCAATTGCCTTTTTCTCTCACCCGTACGAGTAGGAGATCATGTTACCTTTGAAGCAGAAGAGCATCAAAAAGA from Sulfuricurvum sp. harbors:
- a CDS encoding CZB domain-containing protein, coding for MNKEETLVHLRNAKKAHITWVQRAHALIEGLPIEKEQVPVGCTECKFGLWFYGEGQALGMIPNMDCLKEIEKLHYELHDIYMKIFKIYFSDDDRSLFSKLFGTRKKISAVNQEVAEEYYHQLKAVSERLVEGIDRLERRLFALQENTFVKLA
- a CDS encoding cation diffusion facilitator family transporter — protein: MRIEKQATLISSSVALILVAFKLTVGIISGSVAVLASAVDSLLDMVVSAFNYFALHNSDKAPDEQFNFGRRKLEPLAAVIEGTIISLSALFILYEAISKMVQHEPIQHLDISIWVMVGSIIITAGLVTFLSVVAKKTGNMVIKADALHYKTDLLSNGAVLVSLVLITLTDYTIIDPILGIGISAYMIYSAFPLIKDGIMMLLDAALPPEDVAKITAILEDESGLTSYHDLLTRHSGSHIYISVHAVFSISTSLFDAHQVGDKIELAFKNCFPESTVHPLIHLDPYDDSEMEH
- the cmoB gene encoding tRNA 5-methoxyuridine(34)/uridine 5-oxyacetic acid(34) synthase CmoB yields the protein MNLVEIRQERQKWMTWKNIAPLREALGNLPDVVTEATTGDCVTISSNENVDIVELEKIARLMMPWRKGPFDLFGLCIDTEWRSDLKYNFLRPYFNLMGKKVADIGCNNGYYMFRFLEDTPAKVVGFDPSALFKSQFDFINHFVKSEIVYELLGVEHLPFYEEKFDTIFCLGVLYHRSDPVGMLKDLAKGLAEGGEIYLDTFIIEGDEPYALCPSESYSKITNVYFVPTLKALENWCLRAGFKSFEVLGTVVTTSDEQRKTDWIESQSLEDFLDPADNSKTVEGYPAPVRGYVRLKKG
- a CDS encoding hotdog domain-containing protein, whose protein sequence is MAKERNEEEDVLQVVSNQQDSLNTHEKISNTFSGEVIALRAGYAKVLLETIEVMRADDVGLVHGGFIFSAADFAAMAAVNAPNVVLASCNCLFLSPVRVGDHVTFEAEEHQKEGRKRTVSVKGYVHEIKVFEGDFKTVITERHVLRLDLLKNIEE